The following are encoded together in the Misgurnus anguillicaudatus chromosome 14, ASM2758022v2, whole genome shotgun sequence genome:
- the LOC129427958 gene encoding protein FAM72A has product MSTSNFKNKCVTQVNCIYCDSLLCMRGMKAVLLADTEIELFSTDIPPNRTVDFVASCYSTDSCKCKLRDIACLKCGNVVGYHVVAPCKPCLLSCNNGHFWMFNSEAVSTINRLDATGQNLLLWGDLPELEGSDDDDESLDSFSEEEYLR; this is encoded by the exons ATGTCTACTtcaaatttcaagaataaaTGTGTGACACAAGTCAACTGTATATACTGTGACAGTCTGCTGTGTATGAGAGGGATGAAAGCTGTGCTGCTAGCCGATACGGAAATCGAGTTGTTCTCAACCGACATACCACCAAACAG GACTGTTGATTTTGTAGCAAGCTGCTATTCCACTGACAGCTGCAAATGCAAGTTGAGAGACATTGCTTGTTTGAAATG TGGAAATGTTGTGGGATATCACGTGGTGGCCCCATGCAAACCCTGCTTGCTGTCCTGCAACAATGGTCACTTTTGGATGTTCAACAGTGAGGCTGTGTCCACCATCAATAGACTGGATGCAACAG GACAGAACCTGCTGCTGTGGGGAGATCTACCAGAACTGGAGGgcagtgatgatgatgatgagagtCTGGACAGCTTTTCGGAAGAAGAGTACCTTAGATAG